A stretch of the Methanobrevibacter woesei genome encodes the following:
- a CDS encoding DUF308 domain-containing protein — MDNKTILGIISIILGILIIAFPLASNFIFSVLLGISFLILGIYYLMIGCSFWKYSKASSVIYLLIGILSVILALNLMFSILGFEIFVGFYFYLVGFMLLISGIIRLITSSVKSASLLSIILGILMIILGAFALLSPVYVAILIGISVIAEGIDLLISRDF, encoded by the coding sequence ATGGATAATAAGACAATTTTGGGTATTATATCTATTATTTTAGGTATTTTAATAATAGCATTCCCTCTTGCAAGTAACTTTATTTTCTCAGTACTTTTAGGAATTTCTTTCCTTATTTTAGGAATATATTATTTAATGATAGGTTGCAGTTTTTGGAAATACTCTAAAGCTAGTTCTGTTATCTATCTGTTGATAGGTATACTGTCTGTAATTCTTGCTTTAAATTTAATGTTCAGTATTTTAGGATTTGAAATATTTGTTGGATTCTACTTCTATTTAGTTGGATTTATGTTATTAATTTCAGGTATTATAAGATTAATAACTTCTAGTGTAAAATCAGCTTCTTTATTATCAATAATTCTCGGTATTTTGATGATAATTTTAGGTGCTTTTGCATTATTAAGTCCAGTTTATGTAGCTATTCTTATTGGTATTTCTGTAATTGCTGAAGGTATTGATTTGTTAATTAGTAGAGACTTTTAA
- a CDS encoding PRC-barrel domain-containing protein, producing the protein MRIKEFLGAAVLDKNAVEVGEINDLEFDPEEGAFDKIVISLKSGIFSKETVEVSYENIAAIGDYVLLDIELPKKADD; encoded by the coding sequence ATGCGTATTAAAGAATTTTTAGGAGCAGCAGTTTTAGATAAAAATGCTGTTGAAGTGGGTGAAATCAACGATTTGGAATTTGACCCTGAAGAAGGAGCTTTTGATAAAATCGTAATCTCTCTTAAAAGCGGAATCTTTTCTAAAGAGACTGTTGAAGTTTCCTATGAGAATATTGCTGCAATTGGAGATTATGTTTTATTGGACATTGAATTACCTAAAAAAGCGGATGATTAA
- a CDS encoding DUF2098 domain-containing protein, translated as MVVDAREKEINVGNQVRYTETGTIGEVLEIKEENNATWVKIDKTGMWYVSDLVEVLDEKDMKETTSYKENSKDVDIEDIKKFKEDLENVELDSNVAEGGG; from the coding sequence ATGGTAGTAGATGCAAGGGAAAAAGAAATTAATGTAGGAAATCAAGTTCGCTACACTGAAACTGGAACTATTGGTGAAGTTTTAGAGATTAAAGAAGAAAATAATGCTACCTGGGTTAAAATTGATAAAACTGGTATGTGGTATGTTTCTGATTTAGTTGAAGTCTTAGATGAAAAAGATATGAAAGAAACAACTTCCTATAAAGAAAACAGTAAAGATGTAGACATTGAAGATATTAAAAAATTCAAAGAAGATTTAGAAAATGTCGAATTAGATTCAAATGTTGCAGAAGGAGGAGGTTAA